The Raphanus sativus cultivar WK10039 chromosome 2, ASM80110v3, whole genome shotgun sequence genome includes a region encoding these proteins:
- the LOC108843602 gene encoding histone deacetylase HDT2-like, translated as MEFWGAEVKAGKPLKLKPDDDGLIHVTRACLGNGKKGETARLYMNVDGKKLVIGTLSQGIIPQIGLDIIVEKKFELSHSLERGSVHFIGYKTPDINVDDSSSDSEDYSEEEEDVEVPATVTANGNAGAAALSVVKADLEPKAKPVEVKKHESDEDGEGSDEKGMSVCTCFPSGWMLKRMIEMMHKMTLEMKKK; from the exons ATGGAATTCTGGG GGGCTGAGGTTAAGGCAGGTAAACCACTTAAATTGAAACCTGATGACGACGGTCTCATTCATGTTACTCGG GCATGTCTTGGTAATGGGAAGAAGGGTGAAACTGCTCGCTTGTACATGAATGTTGATGGGAAGAAGCTTGTGATTGGAACTCTTTCTCAGGGGATTATTCCTCAGATCGGCCTTGATATCATCGTTGAGAAGAAGTTTGAGCTCTCCCACTCCTTGGAGAGAGGAAGTGTCCACTTCATTGGATACAAAACACCCGACATCAATGTGGATGACTCTTCTTCTGATTCAGAAGACTACtcagaagaggaggaggatgtGGAGGTCCCTGCAACTGTCACTGCCAATGGAAATGCTGGAGCAGCTGCTTTGAGTGTTGTCAAGGCTGACTTGGAACCTAAGGCCAAGCCTGTTGAAGTGAAGAAGCATGAATCAGACGAGGATGGTGAAGGCTCTGACGAGAAGGGAATGAGTGTTTGCACTTGTTTTCCTAGTGGATGGATGTTGAAGAGGATGATTGAGATGATGCATAAGATGACtctggagatgaagaagaagtga